DNA from Nocardioides seonyuensis:
AGATGGAGTAGAAGGGCACGCCGGCCTCGCCCGCCACCGCGCGTGCCAGCAGCGTCTTGCCCGTGCCTGGCGGGCCGTAGAGCAGCACGCCCTTGGGGATCTTTGCCCCCACGGCCTGGAACTTGGCCGGCTCCTGCAGGAACTCCTTGATCTCGCCGAGCTCCTCGACGGCCTCCTCGGACCCCGCGACGTCGGAGAACGTCGTCTTGGGCATGTCCTTGGTGATCAGCTTGGCCTTGCTCTTGGCGAACTGCATGACACCCCGGCCGCCGCCTTGCGCCTGGTTCATCAAGAAGACGAACAGCAAGATGATCAGCGCGAACGGCAGCAGCGTCGCGAGGATCGACCCGAGGAAGCTGGGCTGGGGGTTCTCGGAGTTGGCCTTCTCGATCGTGCCGGCCTCCACCTGCTCGTCGACCGCGGCGAGGATCGACTCCTGCTGCCCGTCGATGTAGTGGGTGACGACCTTGTCGCTGCCCTTGCGCGCGCCCTCGTCGAGGGTGGCGCGGATCTCCTGGTCGCCGTCGACGAAGGTGATCTCGTCGACCTCGCCCTCGGCGATGTACTGGGACATGCGGGACGTCTCGACCTCGTCGTAGCCGTCACCGGGAGCAAAGAGCTGGATGGCGAGCAGCACGCCGAACGTGGCCAGGACGATCCAGAGCCACGGGCCCTTGAATATGCGCTTCACGAGCAACTTTCACCAGAGTCGAGTCGGAATGTGGTGACGCTACACGTCACCCGGACCACCATTGTTTCAGGCGGGGTGAAGCGCTGGCGACCCCAAGGCTCTCCGGAGGGCCCGAGCGCGTCGCTCAGGAGTAGACGTGGGGGGCCAGCGTCCCGATGTCTCGCAGGTTGCGGTAGCGCTCCTTGTAGTCGAGGCCGTAGCCGACGACGAACTCGTTGGGGATGTCCCATCCGACGTACTTGGGCTCCACCGGCATCTGCAGCGCCTCGGGCTTGCGGAGCAGGGTCGCGATCTCGACGCTGGCCGGCCGGCGGCTGCTGAGGTTGTTGACCAGCCAGCTCAGGGTGAGGCCGGTGTCGATGATCTCGTCGACGATGAGCACGTGGCGACCGGAGATGTCGGTGTCGAGGTCCTTGAGGATGCGCACGACCCCGCTGGACTTGGTGCCGGACCCGTAGGACGTCACCGCCATCCAGTCCATCTCGAGGTGGCCGGGCATCGCCCGGGAGAGGTCGGCCATGACCATCACCGCACCACGCAGCACGCCGACCATCAACAGGTCGTGGCCCTCGTAGTCGGCGCTGATCTGCTGGGCCATCTCACCGAGCCGATCGTGGATCTGCGCCTCGGTGAACAGGACGTTGACGAGGTCGTGCTCCACGTGGGACGAGTCCATGGCGACAGCCTAGGTCGTGCCGGGTCCTCCCACCTCGCCTCCCCTGATGAAGTTCCACTCGCACGCGTGGAAGTTCAGCCCTTCTCAGACGATCCACGCTCAGGGGCCGATGGACTTCCACTCGTACGAGTGGAAATCCAGGCTGGGGGAGCGCGCGGGGAAGGTCAGGCGCGCTCGAGCACCAGGGCGTCGCCGCGGCGCAGGGCGCGGAGGTGTCCGGGGAGGTCCACCCACTTCTGCCCGCGCCAGTCGGTGACGAGCGAGTCGACGGCGACAACGTGCTCGCGGAACAGCTCGCCGGGAGGCGCGCCGGCCTCGAGGGCAGCACGGTGCAGCACCCTGCGACGCAGCGCGTCGGGCAGTGCCGCGAGGTCGGCCACCGGCAGCGGACGGGCCATCCGCTCCAGGGCGTCGGCGGCGGTCGCGTCGAGGAGCTCGGTGTCCTCGCGCAGCTGCTCGGCGGTCCGGGCGAGCGCCTCGGCGATGCCCGGCCCGAGCTCCTCCTCGAGCACCGGCAGCACCCGGTGCCGCACCCGCACGCGCGTGTAGCCGGGGTCGTCGTTGTGGGGGTCCTGCCACACGTCCAGTCCCTCCACCTGGCAGGCCGTGACGGTGTCGTCGCGGCGCACGCCGAGCAGCGGCCTGGCGAAGACGTCGTACGACGCCCGCATCCCCGCCAGCGAGCGGCCGCCGGACCCGCGGGTGAGGCCGAGCAGCACGGTCTCGGCCTGGTCGTCGAGGGTGTGGCCGAGCAGGACCACGGTGGCACCGAGGCGTTCGGCGACCTCCTCGAGCACGGCGTGCCGAGCCTGACGAGCGGCGGCCTCTGGGCCCAGCCCGACGGCCTGGACCTGCACGGCTGCGGTCACGGTCTCGTCG
Protein-coding regions in this window:
- the hpt gene encoding hypoxanthine phosphoribosyltransferase, which gives rise to MDSSHVEHDLVNVLFTEAQIHDRLGEMAQQISADYEGHDLLMVGVLRGAVMVMADLSRAMPGHLEMDWMAVTSYGSGTKSSGVVRILKDLDTDISGRHVLIVDEIIDTGLTLSWLVNNLSSRRPASVEIATLLRKPEALQMPVEPKYVGWDIPNEFVVGYGLDYKERYRNLRDIGTLAPHVYS
- the tilS gene encoding tRNA lysidine(34) synthetase TilS; translation: MTLHPSVAAVRLGVRRVLATHGPGAVVVVACSGGADSTALLSAAVFEGHKLGQRIVGVTVDHGLQPGSADTARLVVERMVAIGADETVTAAVQVQAVGLGPEAAARQARHAVLEEVAERLGATVVLLGHTLDDQAETVLLGLTRGSGGRSLAGMRASYDVFARPLLGVRRDDTVTACQVEGLDVWQDPHNDDPGYTRVRVRHRVLPVLEEELGPGIAEALARTAEQLREDTELLDATAADALERMARPLPVADLAALPDALRRRVLHRAALEAGAPPGELFREHVVAVDSLVTDWRGQKWVDLPGHLRALRRGDALVLERA